A portion of the Macaca mulatta isolate MMU2019108-1 chromosome 4, T2T-MMU8v2.0, whole genome shotgun sequence genome contains these proteins:
- the LOC106995850 gene encoding winged helix repair factor 1-like isoform X2: MLLTHPWQGGLPLSGQGHLRGGDSCPRREAVLGMVRKAKYQELLLSELLGRRAPAVVRLGLTYHVHDLIGAQLMDCISTTSGTLLRLPET; this comes from the exons ATGCTCCTGACTCATCCATGGCAGGGAGGTTTGCCGCTCTCTGGACAAGGCCACCTTCGGGGAGGCGACAGCTGCCCCA GGCGCGAGGCTGTCCTTGGTATGGTCCGGAAGGCCAAATACCAGGAGCTGCTCCTTTCAGAGCTCCTGGGCCGGCGGGCTCCTGCCGTTGTACGGCTTGGTCTCACCTACCATGTGCACGACCTCATTGGGGCCCAGCTAATGGACTG CATCTCTACCACTTCTGGAACCCTCCTCCGCCTGCCAGAGACATGA
- the LOC106995850 gene encoding winged helix repair factor 1-like isoform X1 produces MQPLLLVSVSPLILFSSDFPLKKMLLTHPWQGGLPLSGQGHLRGGDSCPRREAVLGMVRKAKYQELLLSELLGRRAPAVVRLGLTYHVHDLIGAQLMDCISTTSGTLLRLPET; encoded by the exons ATGCAGCCACTTCTGTTGGTTTCTGTGTCCCCGCTCATTTTGTTTTCCAGTGATTTTCCTCTTAAGAAAATGCTCCTGACTCATCCATGGCAGGGAGGTTTGCCGCTCTCTGGACAAGGCCACCTTCGGGGAGGCGACAGCTGCCCCA GGCGCGAGGCTGTCCTTGGTATGGTCCGGAAGGCCAAATACCAGGAGCTGCTCCTTTCAGAGCTCCTGGGCCGGCGGGCTCCTGCCGTTGTACGGCTTGGTCTCACCTACCATGTGCACGACCTCATTGGGGCCCAGCTAATGGACTG CATCTCTACCACTTCTGGAACCCTCCTCCGCCTGCCAGAGACATGA
- the LOC144340467 gene encoding putative tenascin-XA codes for MRLSWSVAQGPFDSFVVQYEDTNGQPQALLVDGDQSKILISGLEPSTPYRFLLYGLHEGKRLGPLSAEGTTGPAPAGQTSGEPGPRLSQLSVTDVTTSSLRLNWEAPPGAFDSFLLRFGVPSPSTLEPHPRPLLQRELMVPGTRHSAVLRDLRPGTLYSLTLYGLRGPHKADSIQGTAHTLSSVLESPRDLQFSEIRETSAKVNWMPPPSRADSFKVSYQLADGGEPQSVQVDGRARTQKLQGLIPGARYEVTVVSVRGFEESEPLTGFLTTVPDGHTQLRALNLTKGFAVLHWKPPQNPVDTYDVQVTAPGAPPLQAEAPGSAVDYPLHDLVLHTNYTATMRGLRGPNLTSPASITFTTGLEAPRDLEAKEVTPRTALLTWTEPQVRPTGYLLSFDTPGGRTQEILLPGGVTSHQLLGLFPSTHYNARIQAMWGESLLPPVSTSFTTGGLRIPFPRD; via the exons ATGCGCCTCTCGTGGAGCGTGGCCCAGGGCCCCTTTGATTCCTTCGTGGTCCAGTATGAGGACACGAATGGGCAGCCCCAGGCCTTGCTCGTGGACGGTGACCAGAGCAAGATCCTCATCTCAGGCCTGGAGCCCAGCACCCCCTACAGGTTCCTCCTCTATGGCCTCCATGAAGGGAAGCGCCTGGGGCCCCTCTCAGCTGAGGGCACCACAG GGCCGGCCCCTGCTGGTCAGACCTCAGGGGAGCCAGGACCCCGCCTGTCCCAGCTGTCTGTGACTGATGTGACCACCAGTTCACTGAGGCTCAACTGGGAGGCCCCACCTGGGGCCTTCGACTCCTTCCTGCTCCGCTTTGGGGTTCCATCACCAAGCACTCTGGAGCCGCATCCCCGTCCTCTGCTGCAGCGCGAGCTGATGGTGCCGGGGACACGGCACTCAGCCGTGCTTCGGGACCTGCGTCCGGGGACGCTGTACAGCCTGACACTGTATGGGCTGCGAGGACCCCACAAGGCCGATAGCATCCAGGGCACTGCTCACACCCTCAGCTCAG TTCTGGAGAGCCCCCGTGACCTCCAATTCAGTGAAATCAGGGAGACCTCAGCCAAGGTCAACTGGATGCCCCCGCCGTCCCGGGCGGACAGCTTCAAAGTCTCCTACCAGCTGGCGGACGGAG GGGAGCCACAGAGCGTGCAGGTGGACGGCCGGGCCCGGACCCAGAAACTCCAGGGGCTGATCCCAGGCGCTCGCTACGAGGTGACCGTGGTCTCCGTCCGAGGCTTTGAGGAGAGTGAACCTCTCACAGGCTTCCTCACCACGG ttCCTGACGGCCACACCCAGTTGCGTGCACTGAACTTGACCAAGGGGTTCGCCGTGCTGCACTGGAAGCCCCCCCAGAATCCCGTGGACACCTATGACGTCCAGGTCACAGCCCCTGGGG CCCCGCCTCTGCAGGCCGAGGCCCCAGGCAGCGCGGTGGACTACCCCCTGCATGACCTCGTCCTGCACACCAACTACACCGCCACCATGCGCGGCCTGCGGGGCCCCAACCTCACTTCCCCAGCCAGCATCACCTTCACCACAG GGCTAGAGGCCCCTCGGGACTTGGAGGCCAAGGAAGTGACCCCCCGCACGGCCCTGCTCACTTGGACTGAGCCCCAAGTCCGGCCCACAGGCTACCTGCTCAGCTTCGACACCCCTGGTGGCCGGACCCAG GAGATCCTGCTCCCGGGAGGGGTCACATCTCACCAGCTCCTCGGCCTCTTTCCCTCCACCCACTACAATGCACGGATCCAGGCCATGTGGGGCGAGAGCCTCCTGCCGCCcgtgtccacctctttcaccacCG GTGGGCTGCGGATCCCCTTCCCCAGGGACTGA
- the LOC719797 gene encoding steroid 21-hydroxylase-like: MLFLGLLLLLPLLAGARLLWNRWKLRSLHLPPLVPGFLHVLQPDLPIYLLGLTQKFGPIYRLHLGLQDVVVLNSKRTIEEAMVKKWADFAGRPEPLTYKLVSKNYPGLSLGDYSLLWKAHKKLTRSALLLGMRDSMEPLVEQLTQEFCKRMRAQAGTPVAIEEEFSLLTCSIICHLTFGDKIKEDNLVPAYYKCIQAQQVTPEGPGQPLTPAPFSISGYDIPEGTVIIPNLQGAHLNEMVWERPHEFWPDRFLEPGKNSRALAFGCGARVCLGEPLARLELFVVLTRLLQAFTLLPPGDALPSLQPLPHCSVILKMQPFQVWLQPRGLGAHSLGQSQ, translated from the exons ATGCTGttcctggggctgctgctgctgctgcccctgcTGGCTGGCGCCCGCCTGCTGTGGAACCGCTGGAAGCTCAGGAGCCTCCACCTCCCGCCTCTTGTCCCGGGCTTCCTGCACGTGCTGCAGCCCGACCTCCCCATCTATCTGCTTGGCCTGACTCAGAAATTCGGGCCCATCTATAGGCTCCACCTTGGGCTGCAAG ATGTGGTGGTGCTGAACTCCAAGAGGACCATTGAGGAAGCCATGGTCAAAAAGTGGGCAGACTTTGCTGGCAGACCTGAGCCACTTACCT ACAAGCTGGTGTCTAAGAACTACCCGGGTCTGTCCTTGGGAGACTACTCTCTGCTCTGGAAAGCCCACAAGAAGCTCACCCGCTCAGCCCTGCTGCTGGGCATGCGTGACTCCATGGAGCCCCTGGTGGAGCAGCTGACCCAGGAGTTCTGCAAG CGCATGAGAGCCCAGGCCGGCACCCCTGTGGCCATTGAGGAGGAATTCTCTCTCCTCACCTGCAGCATCATCTGTCACCTCACCTTCGGAGACAAGATCAAG GAGGACAACTTAGTGCCTGCCTATTACAAATGTATCCAGGCCCAGCAGGTGACTCCCGAGG GTCCTGGCCAGCCGCTAACTCCAGCCCCCTTCAGCATCTCCGGCTATGACATCCCTGAGGGCACAGTCATCATCCCGAACCTCCAGGGCGCCCACCTGAATGAGATGGTCTGGGAGAGGCCACATGAGTTCTGGCCTG ATCGCTTCCTGGAGCCAGGCAAGAACTCCAGAGCGCTGGCCTTCGGCTGCGGGGCGCGTGTGTGCCTGGGAGAGCCCTTGGCACGACTGGAGCTCTTCGTGGTGCTGACCCGACTGCTGCAGGCCTTCACGCTGCTGCCCCCGGGGGACGCCCTgccctccctgcagcccctgccccacTGCAGTGTCATCCTCAAGATGCAGCCTTTCCAAGTGTGGCTGCAGCCCCGGGGGTTGGGGGCCCACAGCCTGGGCCAGAGCCAGTGA